The DNA segment ATTGGTTCGCCGTCGTTCTCGGCATCCTGTCGCTAGCCGTCGTCGCGCTTTATCCCTTTGCAAAGCGTTTTACCGATTGGCCGCAATTCTTCCTCGGCCTCGCCTTCTCCTGGGGCGCTCTCATGGGGTGGGCCGGCCTCTTCGGCAGCCTGTCCTTTGCCCCGATCATGCTCTATGCCGCCTCCATCCTCTGGACGATCGGTTATGACACGATCTACGCGCATCAGGACAAGGAGGATGACGAGCTGATCGGCGTGCGCTCCACCGCGCGGCTTTTCGGTGATCAGACCCGCCTCTGGCTGATCGGCCTTTATGGCGCGACATTGTTTCTGATGCTGGTGTCCTTCGCCTTGGCGGGAGCAGGCTGGCTTGCCTATCTCGGCCTGATCGTCGCCGGCTGCATGTTCGCCTATCAAATCGCCGTGCTTGATATCAACGATGGCGCGCAGTGCCTTGCCCTGTTCAAGTCCAACAATCGGGTCGGCCTGATCGTCTTTGCTGGTCTTTTCCTGTCGTTCTTGTTCCTCGTCCCGTGAAAACGACAAAGCCCGGCGCTGAGAGGCCGGGCTTCGATGCGAGAGGTTATCGATAGAAGATTTACTTTCGCGCGATAATCTCGCGGCCTTCGATCTTCATCTTGACGCCGAGCTTGCCGGTCGAGCGGCGCACGAGGAAGCGCGGGCGGCGATTGGCGAAATAGGAGTGGCGGCGACGGGGCTGGATGTCGCGGGTGGCGACGCCGCCCAGATGCTCTTCCAGCGGACGGGCGACGCCGTCGGCTTCGATCATCATCATCGGAATGCGGAAGGCTTCCGACCAGGAGCGCCAGTCGGCGGCGATGTCGCTCAAATCATGGGCGACGAGGAGGGGGATGCAGAGATCGGGATCCTCATGATGCAATTCCAGCGTCACCGTGACTTCGCCGTCGCCATGGTCGATGGCGCGGGCGGCAACGCCCTTGAAGGCACGCTTCGGCAATGCGACCGACAGCGGCAGGCCACTGGACGGCAAGATCTTGCGCAGCACCGCGCCGCGTTCGTCGATCGTGATGGTGACATCACCCGCGGCACCCCGCATGGCATAGCTGACCTGTTGCGGAAAGCGCGTCGGATCCAGCCGCAGTGTGGTTCCAGCCCAATCGGGCTTCAGGACGGTATTTGTCATCTAATCTCTACCCTTGCTTTACCTGAGAGCCGGTTTTCCGGTCTTCTTACGGAGAACGTCATGTCCTCTCGTTGGGTGCAGATTAGGCGGCCCCCCTTCCAGACAGCTTAAAAATCGCGGTTAAGAAAACTTTGCGTCCTCAAATGGTTAGCAAAGTCGAATGCATCAGGGTTTCCATAACGTGAATGGGAGCGCGCAACCGGTCGTGCCGATTTGGTGCACGCGGCGGCCGAAGTATTGTAAGTCTCAGGTAAGGTTTATCTGCGAGAATGCCGATAGATTCGCCGCTATATATTAGAGATTTATTGGACGCCCGCTGATGATATCCACCTATCTTGGCTATTCGATCGCGACCCGAAGCATGGCGACGACCCTCAATCAGGTGGCATCGCAGACGCAGAACAAGCGTGCGATCGACTATTACAATGCCAATATTGGCAAAGTCACCAGCGTCGACGATTTCATGAACGACTATCAGCTCTATAGCTACGCTATGGAAGCTTACGGCCTTTCGGACATGACCTATGCCAAGGCCTTTATGAAACAGGTGCTGACCAGCGACCTCAGCGACTCCACTAGTTTCGCGAACAAGCTGACGGATTCGCGCTACAAGGAATTCGCCGCCGCGTTCAATTTCGGCACGAGCAGCGATACGACGGCGCAAACCAGTGAACAGGAAGGCGATCTGGTCGGTCTTTATCAGCAGTCCTTTACGACTGAGGAAACCAACGCCGAGACTGAAACCAATTATTACAGCCAGAACATTAGCAGCGTTAAAACCGTCGACGATCTCCTTAGCAATACGCGCTTGCGCAATTACGTGCTGCAGGCCTACGGGATCGATCCGACCTACGTGTCGAATTCAACTCTGAAAAAGATGCTGACGAGTGATGTCAGCGATTCGACCAGCTTTGTGAATCAGAACGGCAGCGCTGCCGACAAGGCGCTCGTCGCGGAATTCAATTTCAATTCCGACGGAAGCGTGAAGACGTCGACGGCGGACGCCGATACGACCTACTATCAGAACCAGATCAGCTCGATCACCTCCGTCGACCAGCTTACCTCCAATCCCAAGCTGTTCGACTATGTCAAAATCGCTTTCGACATCCCAACCTACATCACCGCTGACCAATTCAATGCCTCGGCCGAGGATGCGGGTGTTGCCAAGACGAACGGGCTCACCGATGTGATGGCGCAGTTCAATTTCCAGGCCGACGGCACGGTTGCCAGCGGTTCGCAAGCGCAGTCCTCCACTCAGCTCAGCACGACGACGGCCGCCTACGCAACCAACTATCCGGGCGGTCCGCAGACGCTCGGCCAGACGGCCGAGGTCATGAGCGCCTACAATTCCACCGTTCCCTCATACACGACCGAGGTCGGCGCTACCGATAACGATCTTTATTACAAGGATCACATCGGTTCCATCACTTCGGTCGATGAACTGACCTCGGACACCCGGCTTTTCGATTACGTCAAGACAGCCTACGGGATCGATGCGAGCACCCCCGCTATCGTATTCAAAAACGCGTTCGCCGACTCCAAGACGGCCTCCATTTTTGGCCTCACCGACGTTGTTGCGGCGTTCAACTTTCAGTCGGATGGTACGCTGGCGTCCGTCGACGTGGCGCAGTCTCAGGCCGAGATCAATGCGGCATCGACCGGCTATATGAGTAATTACGCGACGTCGCAGACGTCGCTCACCACGGATGCGGTCAACAATTACAAGACCCGCATCGCCAGCGTGAAGGATATTGACGACTTCTTCGCCACCAATGCGACCGCCGACAGCGACGATTCCAATGACGATCTTCCCGAGCTCTACCAAATGGCGCTGCGCGCTTACGGCATCAGCTCGGACGAGATGTCGAAGACGCAGATGAAGAAGGTTCTTGAAAGCGATCCCTATGATTCGAAGAGCTATGTCAACTCGCTCAAGGACACGCGTTTCACCGATCTCGCCAAGGCCTTCAACTTCGGCAGCGATGGCAAGCTGAAGCAGCCGGTCCAGGCTCTGTCGGAGACGCAGATTAATAATTACATTTCCGAATATTCCAGCGACAAGCGGGCCGGACTGACGGGCGCTCAGCTCACGAAGGCCACCAGCGACGCCAAGGATGCCGCTACCTATTTCGCGACCAATATCGTTAAGATCACCAGTGTCAGTGACCTTCTCGCTGACAGCAAGCTTACCGATTTCATCCTGACTGCCAATGGCATCGACCCGAAGAAGGTCACCACCGCCACGCTGAAGAAGGCCTTCGCCTCCGATACGACTGACTCCACGAGCTTCGTCAACACGGATGATGGCGCTCAGTTCAAGAGCATTGTCGAGGCGTTCAACTTCGACACGGATGGAAACCTGACGGACGCGAAACAGGGTACGGCGCAAAACCAAGGCGCGATCTCTCAGACGAACGACCTCTTCCTGCATCAGACCCTCGAGGATCAACAGGGAGAGACCAATCCTGGTGTTCGCCTGGCGCTTTATTTCCAGCGTAAGGCGCCCGACATCCATTCCATCTACGACATCATGGGCGATAGCGCGCTCTATTCGGTCATGACGACGACCTTTAACCTGCCGAGCTCGATCTCCTCGATGGATGTCGATCAGCAGGCCAAGGTGTTGGGCAGCTATCTTGATGTCACCGACCTGCAGGACCCGGACAAGGTCAACAAGCTTCTGCAGCGGTTCTCCGCCATGTACGATATCGAGAACAACACCACTTCGTCGACATCGCCCGCCCTATCGATTCTGTCGGGTTCCTCGAGCGTCGGCATCAGTGCCGATACGCTGCTTTCGATCGCCCAGCTTTCCAATAAATAACGAACAGCGCCAAAATTGATGCCTCGCGCCGCTTCGATGTGCGGCGCGAAAGCCGTCGGCATACCTGTTGCAGCCGTGCCGGTATGGGTCGCCCTCGGGTTCTGGAGACGCGGAATAAGTGCGTTCGAGGCCGATAAGAAGGAACTTATTAACCGTCCTTGCCCTATTCGATTTGAGAAGCCATCGGCAATATCAATGACTGGGTTGCAGGTCTCATGCGTCTTTCTCGAACGAACATTTCGAATGCGGCAACCGGCTTCCAGCAGGAGGGTGAGCCGGACCCGGAGCAGGTCGCAGAAGAGGCCCGCCGGGCCGAGCAGATCGCTGCCCGCCGCGCATTCCTGGAAGAAAAGATCCGCAATGCGCGCGAAGCAAAGCGGCGCGCGGAAGAACAGCGCCGTGCCGAGGAATTGCGGCATGCCGAAGAAGCTCGCCTGCGAATCGCCGCCGCGCCAAAACCTGTCGTGGAGGCCTTGCAAGCCAGCACGGCGGCAAGCGGCCCCATCATGCCTGTCACGCCGCACGGGATCTCCGCAGAGGAGCTTGCCTCGCCCGGCTGGCAAAACGCCTTCCTGATGGGACCGAACGTCCGTTTCACCCGCACGCGCGAGACCGAGATCATCAGCCGGCGTCCGCCCGTGGAACCTGCGCCCACCTCGGCGCCCGCGGCCGTCAACCACGCCGCAATGCGCGTCATTGAGCCGCCGGTGCCCGAATCACATGGCTCTATCGATCGTCCGCAGATGGACCAGTCGGCAGAATTCCAACTGCCGCCATGGGAAGACATGCCGTTCGTGGGTGAGACCTTCAAGCCTACCGTAATTCAGAAATCTCCGGCGATGCAGCCGGACGCATTGGAGATGACCGTCATCGCTACCGCATTCCATAGAGCTCCCGCGATCGCGCTGGATGCCTCCTCGTCGCTGCCGAAAGTTGAAGAATCAGTCGCCGCGCCTGTGGTCGAATCGCGGCTTGCCCATCTCTCGGATTTCGCCTTCTGGGACGCCATGCCCTTCGATGGTGAATTCCTCTCCGCCATCAAGGGCAAGCCGGTCCAGCCGATGCTCGTTCCTGAGATCCAATCTGAGGTCGAATCGATCGTCGCGAAATTCCGCGTCGTCGAATGCCGCCGCCCGTCGCCTGCCGTAGACTCACCGCTACAGACCGAAATTTTAACGGCCGTTGCCTCCGCCGCACCTGCTCCGGCTATGGAGCCGGCCCCGGTCGGCGCATTCGTGATGGACGAGCTTGCCGCGCTCGAAGCTGCGGTACTGGCGCCCTTTGTGCCGGCCTCGATCGAGGCCGCAGCGCCGGTCGAAGCGGACGCAAAGGTGACGGAACCTGTCGCGTTCATCCCGCCCGCCTTCGTCACCGCAGTATTTGCCGGTGAGGCAGAGGCCATTGTCGAGGTTCAGCCGGCTGCGGCTCCGAGCCTGCCTTCTCCGGCTCCGGTCATGGTCGTCGCGCCGATACCGGTTCGCACGCCGGCGCCGGCTGCGGCCGCTCCCATGGTTGAAGCAAAGCCGGTCATTCCCGCCGTCGAAGCTGCCAAACAGCGTCTGATCGATCCGCCGCCGCCGCAGATTACACCGCGCAGGGCTAATGCCTTGGCTCTTCCGGAATGGCGGCCGATCGCCCGCAGCGGTGAGGGTGAATATGAGCTCCCGCCCCGCGAACTGCTGCAGGAGCCTGCCGCCCGGACCGGCGTGATCATGACGCAGGAAACGCTGGAGCAGAATGCCGGCCTTCTAGAAAGCGTGCTCGAAGACTTCGGCGTCA comes from the Rhizobium sp. NXC24 genome and includes:
- a CDS encoding DNA translocase FtsK, which translates into the protein MRLSRTNISNAATGFQQEGEPDPEQVAEEARRAEQIAARRAFLEEKIRNAREAKRRAEEQRRAEELRHAEEARLRIAAAPKPVVEALQASTAASGPIMPVTPHGISAEELASPGWQNAFLMGPNVRFTRTRETEIISRRPPVEPAPTSAPAAVNHAAMRVIEPPVPESHGSIDRPQMDQSAEFQLPPWEDMPFVGETFKPTVIQKSPAMQPDALEMTVIATAFHRAPAIALDASSSLPKVEESVAAPVVESRLAHLSDFAFWDAMPFDGEFLSAIKGKPVQPMLVPEIQSEVESIVAKFRVVECRRPSPAVDSPLQTEILTAVASAAPAPAMEPAPVGAFVMDELAALEAAVLAPFVPASIEAAAPVEADAKVTEPVAFIPPAFVTAVFAGEAEAIVEVQPAAAPSLPSPAPVMVVAPIPVRTPAPAAAAPMVEAKPVIPAVEAAKQRLIDPPPPQITPRRANALALPEWRPIARSGEGEYELPPRELLQEPAARTGVIMTQETLEQNAGLLESVLEDFGVKGEIIHVRPGPVVTLYEFEPAPGVKSSRVINLADDIARSMSALSARVAVVPGRNVIGIELPNVTRETVYFREMIESADFERSGYKLALGLGKTIGGEPVIAELAKMPHLLVAGTTGSGKSVAINTMILSLLYRMTPEQCRLIMVDPKMLELSVYDGIPHLLTPVVTDPKKAVMALKWAVREMEDRYRKMSRLGVRNIDGYNSRVASAREKGETIHVMVQTGFDKGTGAPIEEQQEMDLTPMPYIVVIVDEMADLMMVAGKEIEGAIQRLAQMARAAGIHLIMATQRPSVDVITGTIKANFPTRISFQVTSKIDSRTILGEQGAEQLLGQGDMLHMAGGGRISRVHGPFVSDEEVEKVVAHLKTQGRPEYLDTVTADEEEDDEEEDTAVFDKGAIASEDGDDLYEQAIKVVMRDKKCSTSYIQRRLGIGYNRAASLVERMEKDGLVGPANHVGKREIISGNRNGGGNSGQDDFD
- a CDS encoding DUF6101 family protein, which gives rise to MTNTVLKPDWAGTTLRLDPTRFPQQVSYAMRGAAGDVTITIDERGAVLRKILPSSGLPLSVALPKRAFKGVAARAIDHGDGEVTVTLELHHEDPDLCIPLLVAHDLSDIAADWRSWSEAFRIPMMMIEADGVARPLEEHLGGVATRDIQPRRRHSYFANRRPRFLVRRSTGKLGVKMKIEGREIIARK
- a CDS encoding DUF1217 domain-containing protein — its product is MISTYLGYSIATRSMATTLNQVASQTQNKRAIDYYNANIGKVTSVDDFMNDYQLYSYAMEAYGLSDMTYAKAFMKQVLTSDLSDSTSFANKLTDSRYKEFAAAFNFGTSSDTTAQTSEQEGDLVGLYQQSFTTEETNAETETNYYSQNISSVKTVDDLLSNTRLRNYVLQAYGIDPTYVSNSTLKKMLTSDVSDSTSFVNQNGSAADKALVAEFNFNSDGSVKTSTADADTTYYQNQISSITSVDQLTSNPKLFDYVKIAFDIPTYITADQFNASAEDAGVAKTNGLTDVMAQFNFQADGTVASGSQAQSSTQLSTTTAAYATNYPGGPQTLGQTAEVMSAYNSTVPSYTTEVGATDNDLYYKDHIGSITSVDELTSDTRLFDYVKTAYGIDASTPAIVFKNAFADSKTASIFGLTDVVAAFNFQSDGTLASVDVAQSQAEINAASTGYMSNYATSQTSLTTDAVNNYKTRIASVKDIDDFFATNATADSDDSNDDLPELYQMALRAYGISSDEMSKTQMKKVLESDPYDSKSYVNSLKDTRFTDLAKAFNFGSDGKLKQPVQALSETQINNYISEYSSDKRAGLTGAQLTKATSDAKDAATYFATNIVKITSVSDLLADSKLTDFILTANGIDPKKVTTATLKKAFASDTTDSTSFVNTDDGAQFKSIVEAFNFDTDGNLTDAKQGTAQNQGAISQTNDLFLHQTLEDQQGETNPGVRLALYFQRKAPDIHSIYDIMGDSALYSVMTTTFNLPSSISSMDVDQQAKVLGSYLDVTDLQDPDKVNKLLQRFSAMYDIENNTTSSTSPALSILSGSSSVGISADTLLSIAQLSNK
- the ubiA gene encoding 4-hydroxybenzoate octaprenyltransferase; this translates as MQKTGDINGRVADASSGNWVYRILPAALWPYAQLARWDRPIGWQLLMWPCFWSAALAANAAVAAGQPSPGFLLIYHLILYFIGAVAMRGAGCTYNDLVDHEIDMEVARTRSRPLPSGRVTRWQAKMFIALQALVGLLVLLQFNWFAVVLGILSLAVVALYPFAKRFTDWPQFFLGLAFSWGALMGWAGLFGSLSFAPIMLYAASILWTIGYDTIYAHQDKEDDELIGVRSTARLFGDQTRLWLIGLYGATLFLMLVSFALAGAGWLAYLGLIVAGCMFAYQIAVLDINDGAQCLALFKSNNRVGLIVFAGLFLSFLFLVP